In one window of Nocardioides panacisoli DNA:
- a CDS encoding alpha/beta fold hydrolase — MPEQTDASSVDQYTTLPTGVTICFRDHGTHDDPVILLIAGLGEDQTFWGTSFIRSLVSRGYRVVTMDNRDVGQSSFMTTPPPAIWRQVLARPRADAYTLADMARDCLGVLDHLDIDRAHLVGRSMGGMIAQTVAATEPRRVCSLTSIYSTTGSTQVGKPAKSTIRLLVVAPEARTRTDAVRAHLRITQHVAGTAYPIDDAAEAAIAARGWDRSAGDPAAGVARQIQAIQRSGDRTTQLSRITAPTLVINGDRDLMVHPSGGAATVAAIRSAQHVVIPGMGHHVPEALVDPLTHYITHHADRVSEGAHHVEIP; from the coding sequence ATGCCTGAGCAGACCGACGCCTCGAGCGTCGACCAGTACACGACCCTCCCGACCGGGGTCACCATCTGCTTCCGCGACCACGGCACCCACGACGACCCGGTGATCCTCCTGATCGCCGGGCTGGGTGAGGACCAGACCTTCTGGGGTACGTCGTTCATCCGGTCATTGGTCTCTCGCGGCTACCGCGTGGTCACGATGGACAACCGCGACGTCGGCCAGTCCAGCTTCATGACGACGCCCCCGCCAGCGATCTGGCGGCAGGTTCTGGCCCGTCCCCGTGCCGATGCCTACACGTTGGCCGACATGGCCCGGGACTGCCTCGGGGTCCTCGACCACCTGGACATCGACCGGGCCCATCTGGTCGGCCGATCGATGGGCGGCATGATCGCCCAGACCGTCGCCGCCACGGAGCCCCGGCGCGTCTGCTCGCTGACGTCGATCTACTCGACCACCGGATCGACGCAGGTGGGCAAGCCCGCGAAATCGACCATCCGCCTCCTCGTTGTTGCTCCCGAGGCGAGGACGCGAACGGACGCGGTGCGTGCCCACCTGCGCATCACCCAGCACGTCGCAGGGACGGCGTACCCCATCGACGACGCGGCGGAAGCGGCGATCGCCGCGCGGGGCTGGGATCGCAGCGCGGGCGACCCGGCCGCAGGCGTGGCCCGGCAGATCCAGGCCATCCAGCGATCCGGGGACCGCACCACCCAGCTGAGCAGGATCACCGCCCCGACGCTGGTCATCAACGGCGATCGAGACCTGATGGTGCACCCCAGCGGCGGCGCCGCGACCGTGGCAGCGATCCGCTCCGCACAGCACGTCGTCATCCCCGGCATGGGGCACCACGTCCCCGAGGCCCTGGTCGACCCCCTCACCCACTACATCACCCACCACGCGGACCGGGTGAGCGAAGGAGCACACCATGTCGAGATCCCCTGA
- a CDS encoding flavin-containing monooxygenase, which translates to MTTERSDAVEEFDVVVIGAGISGIGAATYFSRELPEKTLVVLEGRDNIGGTWDLFRYPGIRSDSDLHTFGYEFKPWRHESAIADAPLIREYLQETVEENDLDRLIRFGHRVVRSEWSSADSRWTLSVETTDPSTGSTTVKTIRAGWVFAATGYYRYDEGYAPDFPGRDDFEGTVVHPQHWPEDLDYTGKRVVIIGSGATAVTMVPAMLTGEHAAEHVTMLQRTPTYIMAMPRVDGLALTLTKLLGEKRGYAATRFKNIWVERAIVKGLRRFPRAGRRFIRRENRKRLPQGFDVDKHFNPPYDPWDQRLCLAPDGDFFDAIKAGDASIVTDSIVRFSERGIVLESGEELEADIIVTATGLNMQLFGGMPIVVDGREVDISESLAYRGMLLSGIPNWAMAIGYTTSSWTLKVSLMCRYFIDLVKHMDAHGHDYAVPVPPPGMEQRPVMDLQSGYAKRGAPFLPKQGPSSPWRMAMSYQEDAKALRGSVADEHLELGTARAVPRAPQERRPTHA; encoded by the coding sequence ATGACGACTGAGAGGTCAGACGCAGTCGAGGAGTTCGACGTCGTCGTCATCGGAGCGGGGATCTCCGGGATCGGCGCAGCGACGTACTTCAGCCGGGAGCTGCCCGAGAAGACCCTCGTCGTGCTCGAGGGGCGTGACAACATCGGCGGCACGTGGGATCTCTTCCGCTACCCGGGCATCCGTTCCGACTCCGACCTCCACACCTTTGGCTACGAGTTCAAGCCGTGGCGCCACGAGAGCGCGATCGCCGATGCGCCGCTGATCCGGGAGTACCTGCAGGAGACGGTCGAGGAGAACGACCTGGATCGGCTCATCCGGTTCGGTCACCGTGTCGTGCGGTCGGAGTGGTCCTCGGCGGACTCGAGGTGGACCCTCAGCGTCGAGACCACTGACCCCAGCACGGGCTCGACCACCGTGAAGACGATCCGCGCCGGGTGGGTGTTCGCCGCGACCGGCTACTACCGGTACGACGAGGGCTACGCGCCCGATTTCCCGGGCCGCGATGACTTCGAGGGGACGGTGGTGCACCCCCAGCACTGGCCCGAAGACCTCGACTACACCGGCAAGCGAGTCGTCATCATCGGCAGCGGGGCGACCGCGGTCACCATGGTGCCCGCGATGCTCACCGGCGAGCACGCTGCCGAGCACGTGACGATGTTGCAGCGCACGCCGACGTACATCATGGCCATGCCGCGCGTGGACGGCCTCGCGCTCACGCTCACGAAACTGTTGGGCGAGAAGCGGGGCTACGCCGCCACCCGGTTCAAGAACATCTGGGTCGAGCGAGCCATCGTCAAGGGACTGCGACGCTTCCCCAGGGCGGGGCGTCGCTTCATCCGGCGCGAGAACCGCAAACGGCTCCCCCAGGGCTTCGACGTCGACAAGCACTTCAACCCGCCGTACGACCCGTGGGACCAGCGGTTGTGCCTCGCGCCCGACGGTGACTTCTTCGACGCCATCAAGGCCGGCGACGCCTCGATCGTCACCGACAGCATCGTGCGGTTCAGCGAACGCGGCATCGTGCTGGAGTCCGGCGAGGAGCTGGAGGCGGACATCATCGTCACCGCGACGGGGCTGAACATGCAGCTCTTCGGCGGCATGCCGATCGTGGTCGACGGCCGTGAGGTCGACATCTCCGAGTCCTTGGCCTACCGCGGGATGTTGCTGAGCGGGATCCCCAATTGGGCGATGGCGATCGGCTACACGACGTCGTCGTGGACGCTCAAGGTGAGCCTGATGTGCCGCTACTTCATCGACTTGGTCAAGCACATGGACGCGCACGGGCACGACTACGCCGTTCCAGTCCCACCGCCGGGCATGGAGCAACGGCCAGTGATGGATCTCCAGTCCGGCTACGCCAAGCGCGGTGCACCGTTCCTCCCGAAGCAGGGGCCCTCGTCGCCGTGGCGGATGGCGATGTCCTACCAGGAGGACGCCAAGGCGCTGCGCGGGTCCGTCGCCGATGAGCACCTGGAACTCGGCACCGCCCGCGCCGTCCCACGGGCCCCCCAGGAGCGGAGGCCGACGCATGCCTGA